Genomic segment of Amphibacillus xylanus NBRC 15112:
ATGATGGTCAATGGGTGATTGATCCTGATACAGGTGAAGCTGTTTATAAGTTCCTAAAAGAGGAATTTTATGAGTACTTTAAGTGGCTAAACGGTATGAATGCGAAAGGCTTGCTTGATCCTGAATCATTTACGCACACATATGATACGTATATTTCCAAAATCTCATCTGGTCGTGTTTTAAGTGTGGCAGACCAAAATTGGAATTTGTATGATGCGCGCTATGCTCTAATTGATGCGGGCATGGAAGAACGTACTTTTGCACCACTCCCAGTGACTTTGGGTGACGATTATGTCCACCAAGGCTTGAAGAATTACGGCTTTGCAGGGGGGTGGGGTATTTCGATTTCCTCGACTACAGAACATGCTGAATTAGCTTTTGATTTCCTTGATTGGATGGCTTCAGAAGAGGCGCAAATTTTAGTGAACTGGGGTATCGAAGGTGAACATTATGAAATTGTTGATGGTCAGCGTGTGCTATTTGACGAAGTACGTGAAAGAATGAATACAGATGGAGATTTTTCTAAAGAAACGGGTGTGGGTTACTATATTTATCCATTCCCGCAGTGGGGAACAGGAGCAACAGATTCAAATGGTCAATCGATTACAGTTAATACGAAAGAACAAGTGATTGAAAATCAATTAGATGCCGAAAAAGAAGCTTTAGCTGAATATGGTATGGAACTCTGGATTGATTGGTTCCCACAACAAGATGAACTACAGATTTCTAATCATGGAGCAGCTGCTAATTTCTCTATCCCAGCAGGATCAGATATTCAAGTGATCCAACAACGTGCGGATGATATTACTGAAACACGAATTACCCAAGCTATTTTAGCTGATCCGGCTGAATTCGATAAGCTATGGGATGCGATGTTAGTGGAATTAGAAGAAGCTGGTGTTGATAAATTGAATGAAGAAATGACACAACTGACCCAGAACATACTAAAATTATGGAGTGGTGACGTCGAATAAAATAGATGCAGTTTAGTGTTGATAAATTGAATTAATCATCGAGCCTGATTGGAGAATCAGGCTCGAATTATTCACTGTAGTGTCAAATTTACATAATATGTGAGGGGGCTAAGTATGCTTAGTAAAAAGCTAAACAAAATATGGTACGGTGGAGATTATAATCCGGAACAATGGGATGAGGAAACTTGGCAAGAAGATAATCGACTATTTAAACTAGCTGGCATTGACATCGCCTCGGTCAATATTTTTGCTTGGGCATTGATTCAGCCAGATGAAGTGACCTATGACTTTTCAAACCTTGATCGAACGATCGATCGCTTGTATCAAGATGGTATTTATACTTGTTTAGCAACAAGTACAGCAGCACATCCAGCTTGGATGGCAAAAAGGTACCCTGATATTCGTCGGGTTGATTTTGAGGGGAGAAAGCGTAAATTTGGTGGTCGTCATAATTCCTGTCCGAACAGTCCAACTTATTTGAAATATGCGTGTCAGTTAGCAGGGAAACTGGCAGAACACTATCAAGATCATCCTGCGGTCGTTGCTTGGCATGTGTCAAATGAATATGGTGGCTATTGTTATTGTGATAACTGTGAAAAAGCTTTTCGTGTTTGGTTAAAGGATAAATATAACTCAATTGATGCAGTGAATACCGCTTGGAACACAGCGTTTTGGGGTCATACTTTTTATGAATGGGATGAAATTGTTGCCCCTAATCTTTTGAGTGAGGAATGGGAAAATGGGAATAATACAAATTTTCAAGGGATTTCACTTGATTATCGCCGTTTTCAATCAGATAGTTTATTAGAGACGTATAAACTTGAAAGAGATGCGATCAAAAAGCATACACCTGAGATTCCAATTACAACAAATTTAATGGGGCTCTATCCAGAATTAGATTATTTTAAATGGGGGAAAGAGTTGGATGTTGTTTCATGGGATAACTATCCATCGATTGATACACCAGTGAGTAAAATTGCCATGACACACGAACTGATGCGTGGATTGAAAAGTGGTCAGCCATTTATGTTAATGGAACAAACACCATCTCAACAAAATTGGCAAGCCTATAATGCTTTAAAACGCCCTGGTGTGATGCGATTATGGAGTTATCAAGCGATTGCCCACGGGGCAGATACGGTTCAGTTTTTCCAATTGCGTCGTTCACGTGGAGCAACGGAAAAGTTTCACGGTGCAGTGATCGCACATGTCGGTCATGAGCACACAAGAGTTTTTAATGAAGTGAAACAATTAGGCGAGGAACTAAAGCAGCTTGGCGATCAAATTATTGATAGTCGAACGAAGGCTAAAGTAGGGCTTGTATTTGATTATCAAAATCGTTGGGCGATTAATTTATCAAGTGGACCTTCAATCGCACTTGATTATGAAGCGGAAGTTCATAAATATTATCAAGCTTTTTATGACCTGAATATCCCTGTTGATATGATTGGTGTTGAAGAAGATTTTAATAAATACGATCTTGTGATTGCACCAGTGCTGTATATGATGAAAGACGGCCTTGCTGATCGACTTAAAGCTTTTGTTAAAAATGGTGGCACGTTTGTGACAACATTCTTAAGTGGGATTGCTGATGAAAATGATCTTGTGACGTTGGGTGGTTATCCAGGTGAACTGAGGGAGCTTGTTGGGATTTGGGCAGAAGAGATTGATGCATTAGAACCTTCAATTAAAAATGAGATTGTCTTCAATCAAGCCCATGGTCATTTGCAAGACAGCTATCAGTGTAGCACGTTATTTGATTTAATTCATTCAGAGGGAGCAGAAGTTTTAGCAACATATGGTCGCGATTTTTACCAAGGGATGCCTGTATTAACGAAAAATAAATATGGGCAAGGTTCAGCTTATTATGTGGCATCAAGCCCTGACCAAGCCTTTATTAGTGATTTTGTCAAAACTTTGGCAACCGAGAATGAACTGACTGCATTGCTTGAGTCAGATCAAGGGGTTGAGGTTGCGAGCCGAGAAAAGGGTGACCAACAATATCTTTTTGTCTTAAATCACAATGATCATCAAGCAAAGTTTTACCCGAAAGATAAGGTTTATCAAGACCTACTATCTGGTCAGGAATTTCAAGGTGAGGCAACAATTGCAGGACACGACGTACTTATTTTAGTTGAAAAATAAATTTATTAGAGGAGAATGAAGATGAAATTTACTGATGGAAATTGGCTAGTAAGAGAAGGCTACGAGATTCACTTCCCAAAATTAGTTTACGATGTTAAAAAAGAAGACAAGGCAGTTACACTTTATGCACCAACTAAATATATTAATCACCGCGGTGACACTTTGGATGGTCCATTGTTAACAATTAAACTAACGGCACCGCTCGAAGATGTGATTCGAGTTGAGACGTGGCACTATCAAGGTGAAAAATTGAAATACCCAAACTTTGATGTTGCGAATGACAATTTGCCACTCGAAATTGATGAAACAGATCAACAACTCACATTTAACAGTGGTGAGCTTAACATTACAATTGATAAGGATCATTTCCGAATGCTGTTTGAAAATGCGCTTGGTGAATTAACTGTGCTTGATCAAAAAGGCCTTGCATGGATTGAAGCACCAGAAGACCAAACCTATATGCGCAGTCAGTTAAAATTGTCTGTTGGTGAGCATTTATATGGGTTAGGTGAACGTTTCACGCCATTTGTTAAAAATGGTCAATCCGTTGAGATTTGGAATGAAGATGGTGGAACAAGTTCAGAGCAATCGTATAAAAACGTTCCATTCTATTTATCAAGTAAAGGTTATGGTGTGTTTATTAATCATCCTGAAAAAGTCAGTTTAGAACTCGGTTCAGAGCTTGTCGCACGTTCGCAATTTAGTGTACCAGGAGAAAAACTCGATTATTATATCATTAATGGACCAACACCTAAAGAAGTGATCGGGCGTTACACAACTTTAACAGGACGTCCAGCACTTCCGCCAGCATGGTCATTTGGGCTCTGGTTATCGACATCATTTACGACAAATTATAATGAAGAAACAGTTAACCACTTTGTCGATGGGATGGCTGAGCGTGGAATTCCGTTAAGTGTGTTTCACTTTGATTGTTTCTGGATGGATGCGTTTGAATGGACGAGCTTTATTTGGGATCGGAAAAACTTCCCTGATCCAGAGGGAATGTTGAAACGATTAAAGGAAAAAGATCTAAAAATTTCAGTCTGGATTAATCCGTATATTGCGCAGAAGTCTCCACTGTTTGCTGAAGCACATGAAAAAGGTTATTTAATTAAAAAGCCGAATGGTGATACGTGGCAATGGGATCGTTGGCAGGCTGGAATGGGGATTGTTGATTTTACCAATCCAGAGGCTGCTAAATGGTATCAAGATCATTTAAGAGATTTAATGGCGATGGGTGTCGACTCATTTAAAACTGATTTTGGTGAGCGAATTCCGACTGACGTTGTTTATTATGATGGTTCAAATCCGGAAAAAATGCATAACTATTATTCTTATTTATTTAATCAGGTTGTTTTTGATGTCGTCGAGAAGGTTAAAGGCGAGCGTGAAGCCGTGTTGTTTGCCCGTTCATCAACTGCTGGAGGTCAGAAATTCCCTGTCCACTGGGGTGGAGATTGTGATTCGACTTATGAAGCAATGGCAGAGAGTTTACGGGGTGGCCTATCATTAACGACATCTGGCTTTGGGTATTGGAGTCACGATATCGGTGGCTTTGAAAACACGGCGACACCTGATGTGTTTAAGCGCTGGACTGCATTCGGTTTGCTATCAAGCCATAGCCGATTCCACGGCAGTACATCATATCGTGTCCCCTGGGAATTTGACGAAGAAGCGGTTGATGTTGCGCGTCACTTTACGAAATTAAAAAATCAGCTTATGCCGTATATATACCGTCATGCGATTAAAAATCACGAAACCGGCGTCCCAATGATGCGCCCAATGATTTTTGATTTTCCAGACGATCCGCTCTGTGAAACGTTGGATCGCCAATACATGTTTGGCGACGCCTTACTTGTGGCGCCAATTTTTAACGAAAAAGGTTTAGGGTCGTTTTATTTACCGGTTGGGAAATGGACGCACTTATTAACGGGCGAAGTGGTTGAAGGCGGGATTTGGATTAAGGAAAACTATGATTACTTTAGCTTGCCGTTATTCGTGCGTGAAAATACAGTATTACCAATCGGATCAAGTGATCTGAAGCCAGTTTACAACTATGGTGATGGTGTGACACTCCGACTTTATCAGGTTGAAGAAGGTACGAAAATTTCGACACCAATTTATAGTGCTGATGCAGAGTTGATCAAAACTTTTGAAGTCACGAGGGAGGCAGAGTGTTTGATCATTAAAGTTGATCAAACGGACACATCATTTAATGTTGAATTAATTGGTGTAACTGCCGTTAAAGACGTCACTTCAGGTGAAATTGAGACAACTGAAATAGGCACAAAAGTAACTGTTCCATCAGGTGTTGATACGATTACAATCACGCTTTAATCGGTAGTTAGGGTGTTGTGGAGAAAAGTGAGCAACGAATCGTTCGTTTGCTCACTTTTTTAAAAATGTGAGGTGGATAGATGGTTAAGCTAAGCGATCAACTAAAAGAGATGTCAGGAAAAGAAAGACTCGATTATTTGTGGGAATATTACAAGTGGCATTTGGTCGGCATCATAGTTTTGATCCTGTTTATTTGGTTGGCTATTGACGGTTTAGCTAGTAAAGGTGAAGAGCCAATTGGTGTGACTGTAATTAGTGAGGCAACACGTGATGTTGTTGAGACGTTAGAAATAGAGCTTGAAAGTCTTGATGATGATAATTTTGACATTTACTTTGAACATATTCAACATCAAGGTGGTATCATTGAAGAAAATGCTTATGAGTTAATCGAGCGTTTGGCGATGCGGATCGGTGTTGGCCAAATTGATCTTTTAGTTACTAATGATTTGTTTGCAGAGCAATTGATTGGTGAAGATATTTTTAGTCCGCTAGATCAGGTCTTATTGGATGAAACAGTCGATCTATTTATTGATGATGCCCTAGTTGTGAATGGTGTTTTATATGGGATCCCAACAGCGGATTTAGCTATTTTTAATCAATATGATGCTTATCAAGATACGTACTTGCTTGTGCCTGCTTCTGGGAAAAACAAACAAAAGACAGCTCGACTCGTCGCCGATTTAACTGATAACTAAACAATGAAAAGAAAGAGTGAGAGAGATGAAGTTTAATAATCCGATTATTGCTGGGTTTTATCCAGACCCTAGTATTTGCAAAGTGAATGATGATTTCTATCTTGTAACAAGTACATTTGAATACTTCCCTGGGATCCCAATTTTTCATAGTAAAGATTTAGTCAACTGGTCACAAATTGGTCATTGTTTAACGCGTGATGAGCAGTTACCGCTAGCTAATAGTCATAGTTCAGCCGGTATATTTGCACCGACAATTAGGTATCATGATGGTGTGTTTTATGTCATCACAACGAATATTACCATAAATAAAAACTTTATTGTTACCGCTAATGATCCACGGGGTCCATGGTCTGATCCAATTTGGTTAGATGATTGGCCTGGAATTGATCCGTCACTACTGTTTGATGATAATGGGGATGTTTATATTACAGGAACTAGTGATGGAGGATCAGATGAAAAACCAGGCCTTTATCAAGCGAAAATTGATCCTCAGAGTGGTAAGCTCTTATCTGAAAGAAGGTATATTTATGAGGGAACAGGTGGCACAGCATCTCCAGAAGCGCCCCATCTATATAAGATAAATGGTCTGTATTATTTAATGACCGCTGAAGGTGGAACAGAGTACGGGCATATGGAGACGATCGCACGAAGCAATGATCCATTTGGTCCGTTTGAAGGCAATCCTCATGATCCGATTTTAACGCATCGAAGTTTAGATAGCCCGATCCATGCTACGGGGCATGCCGATCTAGTTGAATTAGATGATGGAAGTTGGTGGGGCGTTTTCTTAGCGATTCGACCCATCGGGTATCCAAGAAAACATCACATTGGAAGAGAAACATTTTTAGCACCTGTTGAATGGCAAGATGGCTGGCCAATTTTCGGTCAAAACGGGCGAGTTGGACTAGAAATGGAAGCACCTCAACTGTTCAAGGGCTATGAAAAAAAGCCAGAGTCAAATTATCTATTTACGTCGGACACGCTTCATCAAGAGTTTAATTTTTTAAGAAACCCATATCCGAATGATTGGTCATTGACAGACAGAAAAGGTTGGCTAACATTGAATGGGTCGGCAGTGACATTAAACGACTTGGATTCACCAGCCTTTATTGGCAGACGCCAAACCGATCATCGTTGTACTGTTGAGACGTACTTAGATTTTGCCCCGAAAAAAGATGATGAAGAAGCAGGGTTAGTCACATACATGAATGGTCGTTTTCACTATGAAATTGCTAAAGTGAGAGAAGCAGATCAACAGTATATTATTCTCAGAAAAACGCTAGCGGATCTAACCGTGATCGAGAAAAAAGTTTTATGTGATGCCGATCAAGTGATTCTAGGTGTGAGAGCAGATCCTTATCAATATAAGTTTTACGTTAAAGAGCTAGATAACGAAAAAGTTGTGAAGGAATATCAGATTGGCGAGGCCGAATGTGGCATGCTCGCAACCGAGGTAGCTGGCGGCTTTACTGGTGTTTATATTGGAATGTATGCGACGGGTAACGGGAAAAAGTCAACTACTCCAGCCTATTTCAAGTGGTACAACTATCAAGCTTAATTATACGTGAAAAATAATGAGATGAGTTACGCAAAAGTGAGCAACGAATGGATCGTTGACTCACTTTTTTAGCGAAGTGATTAGCTTAGTTGCTAATCGTTCCCTCTCTAGCAGAAATAAGTCGAGTTAGGGCACAATTAATGTCTAAACGTTCCCCCTCTAGCGAAAATAAGACGAGTCAGGTCACGATTAAGTGCTAATCGTTGGATTTTCGCGATTAAAATGTTCTGATCACCTATGATTAGACTTATCGTTATGTAAAAATACAGTGTTTGACTGATTTTGATTTAGGGAATAATATCAAAATGACTATATGTTGATAAATTAGAAAGGGGCGATCGAATGAAAGTGACGGTTGTTGGGTTTTGGGGAGCCTATCCTGCACAGGGTGAAGCAACCTCAAGTTACCTATTTGAAAAAGACGATTTTCGTTTATTAATCGATTGTGGGAGTGGGGCCTTGGCACAACTTCCAAAATACATTGACCCATATGATCTTGATGCGGTTGTTTTGTCACATTATCACTCAGATCACATTGCCGATGTTGGAGTTTTGCAACATCTAATCAAAGTCCAAAATCAAATTCGTAATGAAGCGCGCAACTTAAACATATATGGGCATGCTGAAAATCAATCAGCATTTGCCGAACTGACGAGTAGTCATACGACAGGGATAGCTTACCAACCGAACGAATCATTAAATTTAGGGCCATTTACGATTACATTTCTTAAAACGATTCATCCAGTTCCTTGCTATGCAATGCGAGTGACGGACGGAGCGAAAACAGTTGTCTATACAGCAGACTCGAGCTATCAAGATCAATTTATTCCGTTTAGCAATCATGCCGACCTACTCATTACGGATTGTAACTTTTATGAAGAACAGGATGGTTCAAAACCAGGCCATATGAATAGTAAGGAAGGCGCGCTAATTGCTGAAAAAGCTCAGGTGAAAACGTTGCTGCTTAGTCATCAACCTCATTTCTGGGATCGGAGCCAACTCGCTTCCGAAGCAAAAAAATATTATTCTGGAACAGTTCGATTGGCCAAATCAGGTTACCAGTGGCCCGAAACTTAGGCAGTTTAGTTGCTTTCAAAAAAATGTTTAAATAAAATAGAAATAGTAACTACTGTAAGGAGGATTTAGATGAAGTTTATAGATAACCAAGGCATTACGGATCCATATATAAACCTTGCGATTGAAGAGTATGTACTAAACAATTTTGGTGAAGAAGATACATACTTATTGTTTTATGTAAATCAACCGTCAATTATTATTGGACGTAATCAAAATACAATTGAAGAAATAAACACGAAATACGTTGAAGAGAACAATATTAAAGTTGTTCGTCGACTATCTGGTGGCGGTGCCGTCTATCATGATGAAGGAAACCTGAACTTTAGCTTTATTACAAAAGATGATGGTAATAGTTTCCATAACTTTGCAAAATTTACTGAGCCTGTTGTCAAAGCCCTTAATGCGCTGAACGTACCGGCAGCATTAGAAGGTCGTAACGACTTAGTTGCTGGTGGGCGGAAAATTTCAGGTAACGCACAATTTACAACACGTGGGCGGATGTTTAGCCATGGAACCTTAATGCTTGATTCGGAAATTGAGCACGTTGTATCAGCACTAAATGTTAATGCTGAAAAGATTAAGTCAAAAGGAATCAAGTCAATTAGAAGTCGTGTTGCGAACATTGTTGAATTCCTTGATGAAAAAATGACAATGGACCAGTTTAAAGAGCACTTGTTGAAATTCCTCTTTAACGTTGATGACGTGAAAGATGTCCCACGTTATGAATTAACAGAAGAAGATTGGAATAATATCCACAAAATTTCTGAAGAACGTTATCAAAAGTGGGAGTGGAACTACGGAAAATCTCCTACATTTGATATTCAAAAGTCACACAAATTCCCTGCTGGTCTTGTAGACGTGCGCATGGACGTATCTAAAGGAACGATTAAGGACTGTAAGATTTATGGTGACTTCTTCGGTGTCGGTGATGTTAAGGTGATTGAGGAAAAATTAATTGGGGTTCAATATCGCCGTCAAGCACTTGAAGAAGCATTAGCAGACGTAGATGTTCCACATTATCTAGGTAAAATTACAAAAGAAGAATTTATAGATTTAGTCTATTAAATCTCAATTCAAAAAGCCGTTTAGTTCAAAACTAGGCGGTTTTTTTCTTCACAATACATTTAAAAAAAGTGGCAAATCTTATATATTCGACAATTTCGTATTAAATCCTGCTATTTTGTTTATTTATAAGCAATAAGTATGATAAATTATGAAAATTTGATGAATTTTTAAGAAAAAAGAGGAATTTAGTTGGATTAATGTGTATAATTTAGTCAAAGAATGTTTTTACAATAATTCTTTAAAAAACCAATTATTGAGAAAGGATGTTGAGTATGAATCTAAAAGAAAGGACATCCTATGAACTATCTCAAGCAACAATGGCTTTAATCGCAACGGAGATCGATGGTTTGTGGGGAAGCATTGTTTATGAGGAGGGTGCGTCTAAACCAATCTATGTGGCAGAACCTCCTACGAAGATTATTGAAAAGGCGCATAAGCAAAATGGAGAGGAGCTATTAGCAAGAGCAGATGCAGCAAAAGTAGTTTGCGGCTTCAATAATAAACCCCCGGTTGTAATTAGCATAACAAAAAATCTTTATTATTTTCCGACACATTCACCTTCTAATCCTAACTGCTCATGGTTTTCGCACACTCATAGTACGACGGTTTCAAAAGCTAAATACGGCGGGGCAATTGTTCATTTTAGAAATGGTCATAAGCTAGAGATACCGGTCTCCGAAATGATAATGACCAACCAACTCTATCGCACTGCTCAATTTCGCTTTATGATTGATCAACAAATCCAACCACTCCAGAAAAAGAAAGCGTTAGAGACACTTTTGAAAGCGCTTTTTGATGAAGAATTAAATCTAGATTAATTAAAATAAGATCCCACAATAAATATCGAACTTTATTGTAGGGATCTTTTCTTATCTAAGAAGATATGCTTTCGTTCTCATAGCTTTTTAACATTAATTCCTCTAAAATATGCTCAACCTTTTTTCTAATGGCTGGATTGAAATAAGAGCGCTGTTCTTCTCGGTTGTGACAAAAAAATAAATAGGCAGTGAATGTGTCGTTTCTTTCTAAGGGGACGACCTTTAATTTTTGATCATACATATATTTGCGTAATTGTTGGCGTTCGAGCATGGCTTCATTTTCCATCTTCTTTAGTAAAACAAGATAAGGCTCCTTTATTTTTAGAGCGGTGCCTTTTTCGATGACAGCTATGTCTCGTTGAATGACGGTGATGGCCATTGATAAGAAGAGAAAGCGAGAGGCTAAATTGTATTCATCCTCTGTTAAATAGCGCATGATTACCCTCCTCACAATTAAAATAGAACATGTGTTCTTATTATATCCGAAATGTTGAAAAAATAAAAGTATGATTTGCATTAATTTTAGATTTGAGTCAATTTCATAATACAAAAATCTAGTTAAGAACACGAACAATTACAAATGAAAATACAATATAATTAGTAAATAAAGGAGCCTAATCAAGTGATTGGAACGGCAGGCGGCGACTCCAGCGGGAACAATCGTGTCCGAAGATCCAGTGATAAAAGCTTGAAAAGCTTTTATCAATTAGCTGAGGCCGATCCCGCGGAAAGCGTCCGCCTAGAGTGGAAATCACCGCGTCACCTGTAACCCAATTGTTCGTGTTTTATAGCCAATTAAGTCATTATGAAATTCATTCATTTAAGTAACTTTTTACTTGTAGATCTCGTCTTTGTAAAAGAAGCTTCTGGGAGAAATATGAGGATTATTTAAGATATCTTTCATAAAGCTGTAGTATAATTATAGTGAGAATCTGGTTAATAAATTTCAACTAAAAAGGAGACAGATCAATTGACTATCGCAGAGCAAATTGCAGGAACATCATGGCGTTTAGTAAGTTTTCAGTCTGAAGATAAATCTGGCGAAATTATCTATCCACTAGGGAAAGAGGCTGAAGGTGTGATCATGTTTACCCGTGACCAACGTATGGCTGTTCAGATTATGGCAACAAATCGTGAATCGTTACAATCTCGCGACTTCCTCGAACGGTTGAATACAGACACTGAGGTCGAAATGGCTAAATTCGGTTATCATGCTTATTCGGGACGGTATAAACTTGATGAAGAAAATAGCACATTAACAACACGTGTTGAGCTTAGTTTAGTTCATGCATACATTGGTTCAGACCAAACCCGAACTGCTAAGATTGAAGCTGATAAGCTATATTTATCAAATGTTAGACATCCTGAGCGGAAATTAGTTTGGCAAAAAATTAACGATTAAGAATAAGTTGAAGATTGGAATTTTGAGTCTGAAAAACGTTATGTTTCCTTTTATTTAGGGAATAGTAACTTTAACCATGACATTAATCAATTAAGGAGTGATCGTCTTGATCTTAACTATCGACAATTCCATATCCATTGACCAAGTGCGTGAGCTCCTTGAAACGAATCAATATGATGCGTTAATAGAGAGGCTGTTAGTTTTTTATGAAGCATTAGGTCCGTTACCGGGAATATTATTACCGTTTATTGAAGCGCTTTTACCCTTCTTACCTTTAATGGCAATCGTTGTGACAAATGCAGCTGCATACGGTTTGCTAGAAGGTTTTCTTTATTCATGGCTAGGTGCTACTTTTGGTGCCATTGTCGTATTTTTAGTGATTCGCCGTTTTCGCCATATTAAATTATTGGCTTGGATACATAGTCATCGTCAGGTTAGGCGAGTGACAGGGTGGTTAGAGAGGCGTGGTTTTGGTCCGTTATTTATTTTGTTATGCTTCCCATTTTCGCCGTCCTCTGTGATAAATTTAGTCGCTGCTTTGTCTGGTGTAAGCTTCTTTCAGTTTGTGCTAGCGATTTTACTTGGAAAAGCAGTGATGATTTTT
This window contains:
- a CDS encoding lipoate--protein ligase, which translates into the protein MKFIDNQGITDPYINLAIEEYVLNNFGEEDTYLLFYVNQPSIIIGRNQNTIEEINTKYVEENNIKVVRRLSGGGAVYHDEGNLNFSFITKDDGNSFHNFAKFTEPVVKALNALNVPAALEGRNDLVAGGRKISGNAQFTTRGRMFSHGTLMLDSEIEHVVSALNVNAEKIKSKGIKSIRSRVANIVEFLDEKMTMDQFKEHLLKFLFNVDDVKDVPRYELTEEDWNNIHKISEERYQKWEWNYGKSPTFDIQKSHKFPAGLVDVRMDVSKGTIKDCKIYGDFFGVGDVKVIEEKLIGVQYRRQALEEALADVDVPHYLGKITKEEFIDLVY
- a CDS encoding competence protein ComK gives rise to the protein MNLKERTSYELSQATMALIATEIDGLWGSIVYEEGASKPIYVAEPPTKIIEKAHKQNGEELLARADAAKVVCGFNNKPPVVISITKNLYYFPTHSPSNPNCSWFSHTHSTTVSKAKYGGAIVHFRNGHKLEIPVSEMIMTNQLYRTAQFRFMIDQQIQPLQKKKALETLLKALFDEELNLD
- a CDS encoding lipocalin-like domain-containing protein, whose protein sequence is MTIAEQIAGTSWRLVSFQSEDKSGEIIYPLGKEAEGVIMFTRDQRMAVQIMATNRESLQSRDFLERLNTDTEVEMAKFGYHAYSGRYKLDEENSTLTTRVELSLVHAYIGSDQTRTAKIEADKLYLSNVRHPERKLVWQKIND
- a CDS encoding TVP38/TMEM64 family protein gives rise to the protein MILTIDNSISIDQVRELLETNQYDALIERLLVFYEALGPLPGILLPFIEALLPFLPLMAIVVTNAAAYGLLEGFLYSWLGATFGAIVVFLVIRRFRHIKLLAWIHSHRQVRRVTGWLERRGFGPLFILLCFPFSPSSVINLVAALSGVSFFQFVLAILLGKAVMIFSIAYVGDSLTSFAEHPVRTILVGVGIMLFWLLGKQIERRMQKNDEEVEQRQQDRGE